Proteins from a genomic interval of Mustela lutreola isolate mMusLut2 chromosome 4, mMusLut2.pri, whole genome shotgun sequence:
- the LOC131830051 gene encoding LOW QUALITY PROTEIN: glucocorticoid-induced transcript 1 protein-like (The sequence of the model RefSeq protein was modified relative to this genomic sequence to represent the inferred CDS: inserted 1 base in 1 codon), which yields MILWSCAFLELRKQKSYKNKKDVASRSEPPCQPASSQALGATMSTASSSSSSQTPHPPPQRMRRSAAGSPPAAPSAGSGNGAGGGGVGCAPAAGAGRLLQPIRATVPYQLLRGSQHSPTRTPAAAAAASLGNLPGPGAARGPSPPSPTLPPAAAPTEQAPRAKGRPRRSPENHRRSNSPERRSPGSPVCRVDRPKSQQVRTSSTIRRTSSLDTITGPYLTGQWPRDPHVHYPSCMKDKATQTPSCWAEEGAEKRSHQRSASWGSADQLKEIAKRRQQLQRSKQSSRHSKEKDPQSPLHGNHITINHTQAAGSRSVPMPLSNIAVPKSSVSRVPCNVEGISPELEKVYIKENNGKEEVSKPLEIPDGRRAPLPAHYRSSSTRSINTQTPSVQERSSSCSSHSPCVSPFCPPESQDGSPCSTEDLLYDRDKXSRQPISAPLFSCPDKNKVNFIPTGSAFCPVKLVGPLLPASDLMLKNSPNSGQSSALATLTVEQLSSWVSFTSLSDDTSSVGTMEASLQQPSQQQQLLQDLQGEEHISAQNYVII from the exons ATGATTCTCTGGTCGTGTGCCTTCTTAgaactcagaaaacagaaaagctataaaaataaaaaagatgtggccTCCCGCTCTGAGCCTCCGTGTCAGCCGGCGTCGTCCCAGGCCCTCGGAGCCACCATGTccactgcctcctcctccagtTCCTCTCAGACCCCTCATCCCCCGCCGCAGAGGATGCGGCGCAGCGCCGCGGgctccccgcccgccgccccctccGCCGGCAGCGGGaacggcgcgggcggcggcggcgtggGTTGCGCCCCGGCTGCGGGAGCCGGCCGGCTGCTGCAGCCCATCCGCGCCACCGTGCCCTACCAGCTCCTGCGGGGCAGCCAGCACAGTCCCACGCGCAcacccgccgccgccgccgccgcctcgctGGGCAATCTCCCGGGGCCCGGCGCGGCCCGCGGCCCCAGCCCACCCAGCCCGACGCTGCCGCCGGCCGCGGCCCCGACCGAGCAGGCGCCGCGGGCCAAGGGCCGCCCGAGACGGTCCCCCGAGAACCACCGGAGGAGCAACTCACCTGAGAGACGGAGCCCCGGCTCGCCCGTGTGCAGAGTGGACAGGCCAAAATCTCAGCAAGTTCGAACCTCTAGTACAATAAGGCGAACCTCTTCTTTGGATACGATAACAGGACCTTATCTCACAGGACAGTGGCCACGGGATCCTCATGTTCATTACCCTTCATGCATGAAAGATAAAGCTACTCAGACACCTAGCTGTTGGGCAGAAGAGGGAGCAGAAAAAAGGTCACATCAGCGTTCTGCATCATGGGGGAGTGCTGATCAACTAAAAGAGATTGCCAAACGGAGGCAGCAACTACAACGTAGTAAACAGAGTAGTCGGCACAGTAAGGAGAAAGATCCTCAGTCACCTCTTCATGGCAACCATATAACAATCAATCACACTCAGGCTGCTGGATCAAGATCAGTCCCTATGCCGCTGTCAAATATAGCAGTGCCAAAATCTTCCGTTTCACGTGTGCCCTGCAATGTAGAAGGGATAAGTCCTGAATTAGAAAAGGtatacattaaagaaaataatgggaAGGAGGAAGTGTCCAAGCCCTTGGAGATCCCGGACGGTCGAAgagccccactccctgctcactACCGGAGCAGCAGCACTCGCAGCATCAACACTCAGACCCCCTCTGTGCAGGAGCGCAGCAGTAGCTGTAGCAGCCATTCACCCTGTGTCTCCCCCTTTTGTCCCCCCGAATCCCAGGATGGGAGCCCTTGCTCAACAGAAGATTTACTCTATGATCGTGATA GGTCTCGTCAGCCTATCTCAGCCCCTCTCTTTTCCTGTCCTGACAAAAACAAGGTTAATTTCATCCCCACCGGATCAGCTTTCTGTCCTGTAAAACTTGTAGGCCCTCTCTTACCTGCCTCCGACCTGATGCTCAAGAACTCTCCTAATTCAGGCCAGAGCTCAGCCTTGGCCACTCTGACCGTTGAGCAGCTCTCCTCCTGGGTTTCCTTTACGTCTCTTTCCGATGACACCAGCTCGGTGGGCACCATGGAGGCCTCCCTCCAACAGCCatcccagcagcagcagctcctgcAGGACCTGCAGGGCGAGGAGCACATCTCTGCTCAGAACTATGTGATCATCTAA
- the LOC131830076 gene encoding lipase member J-like codes for MVSLAAILVVLTSPFICRSQMSYLFRVTSLILILGTTQGAFLYRRAQNPEVNMNISQIISYWGYPEEVYDIITEDGYILGLYRIPYGKTNSDSSAQRLVVYSQHGLFTCASSWISNLPNNSLGFILADAGYDVWMGNSRGTTWSRKHKYLKTNSKEFWAFSFDEMAKYDLPASIDFIMKHTGQEEIFYIGHSQGTTIAFITFSTIPQIAERIKILFALAPVFSIKYSKSPLIKLAYKWRSVLKAFLGNKDFLPNTSFKRFVGSKLCPLKIIGKICRDILFMIYGYDQKNLNMSCLDVYLSHNPAGTSIQNMLHWSQVFHSSHLRAFDWGSSVLNLVHFNQSTSPYYDVRNMNVSTATWNGGNDLLADPQDVKNLLSEITNPIYPKTISCYNHIDFLFGLDVYQQVYREIIDII; via the exons ATGGTATCACTTGCTGCAATTTTAGTAGTATTAACATCTCCTTTTATATGCAGATCCCAAATGTCCTATCTTTTCAGAGTGACCTCTCTTATTTTAATTCTTGGGACTACGCAAGGTGCCTTTCTATATCGAAGAGCTCAGAACCCTGAAGTGAACATGAACATT AGCCAAATTATTTCTTATTGGGGCTACCCAGAGGAAGTGTATGATATTATAACTGAAGATGGTTACATCCTTGGCCTTTATAGAATTCCTTATGGGAAGACAAACAGTGACAGTTCAG ctcagAGGCTTGTTGTCTACTCGCAACATGGTTTGTTTACATGTGCCAGCAGCTGGATCTCCAATCTGCCCAACAACAGCCTGGGCTTCATTCTGGCAGATGCTGGTTATGATGTGTGGATGGGGAACAGCAGGGGGACCACCTGGTCCAGGAAACACAAGTACCTGAAGACAAATTCCAAAGAATTCTGGGCCTTCAG TTTTGACGAGATGGCAAAATACGACCTCCCAGCCTCCATCGACTTCATCATGAAACACACGGGAcaagaggaaatattttatataggcCATTCCCAGGGTACCACTATTG cTTTCATAACATTTTCCACAATACCACAGATAGCTGAAAGAATCAAAATACTTTTTGCCTTAGCTCCAGTTTTTTCTATCAAATACTCAAAGAGCCCTTTAATTAAATTGGCATACAAATGGAGGTCAGTGTTAAAG GCTTTTCTTGGCAACAAAGACTTCCTACCTAATACCTCATTCAAAAGATTTGTTGGTTCCAAGCTGTGTCCACTGAAGATTATTGGTAAGATTTGCCGTGATATCTTGTTTATGATATATGGATATGACCAGAAGAACTTAAATATG AGTTGTCTGGATGTGTATTTGTCACATAACCCAGCAGGGACATCTATTCAAAATATGCTACACTGGAGTCAG gtttttcaTTCTAGTCACTTGAGAGCTTTTGATTGGGGCAGTTCTGTTCTGAACTTGGTTCATTTTAATCAG TCCACTTCTCCATATTACGACGTGAGGAACATGAACGTATCGACAGCGACTTGGAACGGGGGCAATGACTTGTTGGCTGATCCTCAAGATGTGAAGAATCTACTTTCTGAAATTACGAACCCTATTTACCCTAAAACTATTTCTTGCTACAATCATATAGACTTTTTGTTCGGTTTAGATGTATATCAGCAAGTTTACCGTGAAATCATTGACATTATCTAA